The Chryseolinea soli genome contains a region encoding:
- a CDS encoding glycoside hydrolase family 2 protein encodes MKLKYVVLLILFCPLTLLGQSSKTTLHGEWAFALDPVNIGEKDSWYTADFPLTRWDQVTVPHCFSVDPRYQLYTGSAWYIKKFKQSPVPPGHRAFLRFEAVFYKSAVWMNNKKLGEHEGGYTPFEIDVTDALSAENTLALKVNNAWDTTTIPGAKTRVVYENENNAQVFPWINYGGINREVYLIIRPSTYIQRVKIVTDPDLVKKTTLLQVRVDLANADASKKITPVLTIYRDKVKVPFKGKLKPAGTSQSTGALWIEGTLAAKDVALWYTDEPTLYEAEVIAGADTVRTRFGIRKVEVKGTSLLLNGEPIRMGGCNRPLDYPHYGSMDPQEILEKDLALIKSGGMELSRISHYPVSTHLLDWADEHGLLIIAEAGNWQLTPKQMSDPVMRKKFQSQFSEMVERDWNHPSVFAWSVGNEFPSQTDEGKSWTKDMYAYAKSLDPSRLVTFASMFVARDIIKKPEDEASQYVDFISSNMYGNYLSNLKHIHEIYPDKAVYVSEFGIRTDGVKTEQGRVDHLAKAMQDFRQCDFLVGASVWTFNDYQSRFPGTNPNGYRPWGLVSPERELRGMYYAFQEEFAPATVAFRSEGGKLSITVTARKDFPSYTLRHYKLACGSQTFDIAQLKPGESKTFTYEGPAVKEIALVKPGGFTVLKKSVQQ; translated from the coding sequence ATGAAATTGAAATACGTCGTCTTACTTATTCTCTTTTGTCCGCTCACCTTGCTGGGCCAGTCATCGAAGACAACCCTGCATGGCGAGTGGGCCTTCGCGCTCGACCCCGTTAACATTGGCGAGAAGGATTCCTGGTACACCGCCGACTTCCCGCTCACCCGGTGGGATCAAGTGACCGTGCCGCATTGTTTTTCGGTTGATCCCCGGTATCAATTGTACACGGGCTCCGCCTGGTACATAAAAAAATTCAAACAGTCGCCCGTGCCGCCAGGTCATCGCGCCTTCCTCCGGTTTGAGGCAGTGTTTTATAAATCGGCGGTATGGATGAATAACAAAAAGCTGGGGGAGCACGAAGGCGGATACACACCTTTTGAGATTGATGTTACGGATGCTTTGTCGGCGGAGAATACGCTGGCGCTGAAAGTGAACAATGCTTGGGATACGACCACCATTCCGGGTGCCAAGACGCGTGTAGTTTATGAGAACGAAAATAATGCCCAGGTTTTTCCATGGATCAACTATGGGGGCATCAACCGCGAGGTGTATCTGATCATTCGTCCAAGCACATACATCCAGCGTGTCAAGATCGTGACCGATCCGGACCTGGTGAAGAAAACCACGTTGCTGCAGGTGCGGGTTGATTTGGCCAATGCCGACGCGTCGAAAAAAATCACACCGGTACTGACGATTTACCGCGATAAGGTGAAGGTGCCGTTCAAAGGAAAACTGAAACCTGCCGGGACATCGCAAAGCACGGGTGCCCTCTGGATAGAAGGAACGCTGGCTGCCAAAGATGTTGCGCTTTGGTATACGGACGAACCCACATTGTATGAAGCCGAGGTGATAGCGGGCGCCGATACCGTCCGCACTCGGTTCGGCATTCGAAAAGTGGAAGTAAAAGGAACCAGCCTGCTGCTTAACGGCGAGCCTATCCGCATGGGCGGCTGCAACCGCCCGCTGGACTATCCACACTACGGATCAATGGATCCACAAGAAATTCTGGAAAAAGACCTCGCCCTCATCAAATCGGGTGGCATGGAGCTGTCGCGTATCAGTCACTATCCGGTGTCCACACACCTGCTGGACTGGGCTGACGAGCATGGGTTGCTCATCATCGCCGAAGCGGGGAACTGGCAGCTGACACCAAAACAAATGTCGGACCCGGTGATGCGAAAGAAATTTCAATCGCAGTTTAGTGAAATGGTCGAACGCGATTGGAATCACCCTTCTGTGTTTGCCTGGAGTGTGGGCAATGAATTCCCCTCCCAAACCGACGAAGGTAAGTCATGGACAAAAGACATGTATGCCTATGCGAAATCCCTCGACCCTTCGCGGCTCGTCACTTTCGCCAGCATGTTCGTGGCGCGTGACATCATCAAAAAGCCCGAAGACGAAGCTTCGCAGTATGTGGACTTCATCAGCTCCAACATGTACGGCAACTACCTCAGCAACCTGAAGCACATTCACGAGATCTATCCTGACAAAGCGGTTTATGTCAGCGAATTTGGTATCCGTACCGACGGTGTGAAAACAGAACAAGGCCGTGTGGATCATCTCGCAAAAGCGATGCAGGACTTCCGGCAGTGCGACTTCCTGGTGGGCGCTTCGGTGTGGACCTTCAACGACTATCAGAGCCGTTTCCCCGGCACCAATCCCAACGGCTATCGTCCTTGGGGACTGGTGTCGCCTGAGCGTGAACTGAGGGGCATGTACTATGCCTTCCAGGAAGAATTTGCGCCGGCTACCGTCGCCTTCAGGAGCGAGGGCGGTAAGCTTAGCATTACAGTGACCGCGCGAAAGGATTTTCCAAGCTACACGCTGCGTCATTACAAGCTTGCGTGTGGAAGTCAGACCTTCGACATCGCACAACTCAAACCCGGCGAGAGCAAGACGTTTACCTACGAAGGGCCGGCAGTAAAAGAAATAGCACTGGTGAAGCCCGGTGGGTTTACCGTATTGAAAAAATCAGTTCAGCAATAA
- a CDS encoding FAD-dependent oxidoreductase: MMIEERKKSRSFQQKIIASDLVVVGGGLAGTCCAITAAREGIKVTLVQDRPVLGGNASSEVRLWVLGATSHMGNNNRWSREGGVIDEILVENLYRNPEGNAVIFDTVVLDKVVSEPNITLLLNTAAIEVEKNPDDTIASVKAFCSQNSVEYVLKAPLFCDASGDGVLGFLSGAAFRMGAESRDELGEKFAPSKDYGELLGHSLYFYSKDTGKPVNFVPPSYALKDITAIPRYRKFNSKEYGCNLWWIEYGGRLDTVHETEAIKWELWRVVYGVWNHIKNSGEFPEARNLTLEWVGTIPGKRESRRFEGDYMLRQQDIVEQREHSDAVAYGGWSIDLHPADGVFSEKPGCNQWHGKGIYHIPYRSFYSKNVPNLFFAGRIISVSHVAFGSARVMGTSAYGGQSVGMAAVLCRELNVLPSALGETQRMKALQQRLIRSGQYIPGFVLDDKKNLVHQASLSASSELRLNELPEDSLLKTLDPAVAQMLPATKGELPIFTVHAQATTVTAMQVELRTCGKIGSFTPDVLLEQKTIDLVEGRNCVKLAFKTKLPSAQYVFIVFRKNPAIKLHFSPKRITGVLSVFNHINEAVSNYGKQTPPDDIGIDAFEFWCPQRRPQGENLAIKMSTPLEDFGVENIRNGVARPTDRPNAWVASSSDPKPALQISWTEPKTIRTIVLKFDTDFDHPMESVLMGHPENVMPFCVRNYVLRDDQGNVVYQKTGNYQTMNTIRLHEPLQTKRLTLEVEHPSERVPAAVFEVLCYEN; encoded by the coding sequence ATGATGATTGAAGAGCGAAAGAAGTCCAGATCGTTTCAGCAGAAAATAATCGCCTCCGACCTGGTGGTGGTGGGTGGCGGACTGGCCGGCACCTGCTGCGCCATCACGGCCGCGCGCGAAGGAATAAAAGTAACGTTGGTGCAAGACCGACCCGTATTGGGCGGCAACGCCTCCAGCGAGGTACGCCTGTGGGTCTTGGGGGCCACATCGCACATGGGAAACAACAATCGCTGGTCACGCGAAGGCGGTGTGATCGATGAGATCCTGGTGGAGAACCTCTACCGGAACCCAGAAGGCAACGCTGTGATTTTTGACACGGTGGTGCTGGATAAAGTCGTGAGCGAACCGAACATCACGCTGTTGTTGAATACCGCCGCGATCGAAGTGGAGAAGAATCCGGACGACACCATCGCGAGCGTGAAAGCTTTTTGTAGTCAGAACTCGGTGGAGTACGTGTTGAAGGCGCCTTTGTTTTGCGATGCTTCTGGCGATGGTGTACTGGGATTTTTATCCGGCGCTGCGTTTCGGATGGGTGCTGAATCGCGGGATGAGCTGGGCGAAAAATTTGCCCCATCGAAAGACTACGGTGAACTGCTGGGCCATTCGCTTTATTTCTACAGCAAGGACACCGGCAAACCGGTGAACTTCGTGCCGCCATCCTATGCCCTGAAAGACATTACGGCCATTCCCCGTTACCGGAAATTCAACTCAAAAGAATACGGATGTAATCTGTGGTGGATCGAATACGGTGGAAGACTGGACACCGTGCATGAAACGGAGGCCATCAAATGGGAATTGTGGCGTGTGGTCTATGGCGTGTGGAATCACATCAAAAACTCCGGCGAGTTCCCTGAAGCCAGGAACCTCACGTTGGAATGGGTGGGTACTATCCCTGGCAAGCGCGAAAGCCGCCGCTTTGAAGGCGACTATATGTTGCGGCAACAAGACATCGTAGAGCAGCGCGAGCATAGCGATGCCGTTGCCTACGGAGGCTGGTCCATCGACCTGCACCCGGCCGACGGCGTGTTCAGCGAAAAGCCGGGCTGCAATCAGTGGCATGGCAAAGGCATTTACCATATTCCTTATCGCAGTTTCTATAGCAAGAACGTCCCGAATCTTTTTTTTGCAGGAAGGATCATCAGCGTAAGTCACGTAGCGTTTGGCTCGGCGCGGGTCATGGGCACCAGCGCCTATGGTGGACAGTCCGTGGGTATGGCCGCTGTGTTGTGCCGCGAACTTAACGTGTTGCCCTCCGCACTGGGCGAAACACAACGCATGAAGGCCTTGCAACAAAGACTGATCCGCTCGGGACAATACATTCCTGGATTTGTGCTGGACGATAAAAAGAACCTCGTACACCAGGCATCTTTGTCGGCCTCCAGTGAACTGCGATTAAACGAATTGCCCGAAGACAGTTTATTGAAAACGCTGGACCCCGCGGTAGCCCAAATGCTGCCGGCCACCAAAGGCGAACTTCCCATCTTCACCGTGCACGCGCAAGCGACTACGGTCACGGCGATGCAAGTGGAGTTGCGCACGTGCGGCAAGATCGGAAGCTTCACGCCCGATGTCTTACTCGAACAAAAGACCATCGACCTCGTGGAAGGACGAAACTGTGTAAAGCTTGCGTTTAAAACAAAGCTTCCTTCTGCGCAGTATGTGTTCATTGTGTTTCGAAAAAATCCCGCGATAAAGCTGCATTTTTCGCCCAAGCGGATCACCGGTGTGTTGTCGGTGTTCAATCACATAAACGAAGCCGTATCCAACTATGGCAAGCAGACACCACCCGATGACATCGGCATCGACGCGTTTGAATTCTGGTGTCCCCAGCGCCGGCCGCAAGGAGAAAACCTGGCCATCAAGATGAGTACACCGTTGGAAGATTTTGGCGTGGAAAATATTCGAAACGGCGTGGCGCGCCCCACGGACCGGCCCAATGCATGGGTGGCGTCCTCTTCCGATCCCAAACCAGCCTTGCAAATCTCATGGACGGAGCCGAAAACCATTCGTACCATTGTGTTAAAGTTCGATACCGACTTTGATCACCCCATGGAGTCGGTGCTCATGGGCCACCCGGAAAATGTGATGCCGTTCTGCGTACGCAACTATGTATTGCGCGACGACCAGGGCAACGTCGTTTATCAAAAGACGGGAAATTATCAGACGATGAACACCATCCGGTTGCACGAGCCCCTGCAAACCAAACGCTTGACACTGGAAGTGGAGCATCCGTCGGAGCGGGTGCCCGCGGCGGTATTTGAAGTATTGTGCTATGAAAATTGA
- a CDS encoding glycerophosphoryl diester phosphodiesterase has product MKIEKDMMKQFVFAIGLALVLAGCRKEDVQLANTELKLSWEKSGEGWKMKDLQLQAGGVWKKVGVPSGKYTLLFSEGKPDSTATIFKANTGVQFPEKVYHYQQDIWKAATEPVSLNTAGKALTFFPQEAKTTGNAITFTSDNEQAMVTAEWRLDEKYPTDIVVKQTAVVKKAGYYSLSSPTLVTVDEKDMAWATVPGYFQGDAIQKDFVLAYAYGQGVPELPVLYRERCVSTMAAIVDTKDQVSLAVIPAPGLGRDPWEKDHNTHEEWHIGISHKNRDAALAPSVYFPVLGEKPSLLRAGDTIAFEFRYSVQSGNWYKNVNHAANDIYQFKNTLALRTNRQSLTSRIEAMHHYLLDPKTSLWNIESYQGLKIGGQSYLGGVVGSQKDAMKNSDYGAMWMLAQATGDPLLKKNVLPYALNFKLVQQQTKPGFFQGAAMGQYYLAKRKVFVEEWGEFVEPVSLTYYTMLDVGNILLFEPDNKALLERLRMGADLLLKWQKEDGSWEVAYDQQTQKPLFTDIKDLRPTFYGLIVAYRILKDEKYLKAAEKGADWLIKNGVNKGHFLGVCGDARYAPDFATAQTAQALLDLYDFTKKQVYQDAAIATARIYTTSIYTHPIPTQHEKLVNGEKRQDWEITQSGLGFEHGGIMGSAQRNGPIQLASHAGLFVRVFKLTGDSLLIDMARAGALGRDAFVDSATSVASYYWRAMNKGSGPYPHHAWWQIGWITDYLMAEAQLRSHDNVIFPRGFVTPKVGPHQSYGFAPGKIYSDPANLILREGLFRLDDPNLECIMAQSVSKQRVYAVILNDRNEPRQQTLRIDLSKISPGARAKAITELTENKTLSPGVLVDVTVPAYGIKVYAVDL; this is encoded by the coding sequence ATGAAAATTGAGAAGGACATGATGAAACAATTTGTTTTTGCCATAGGGCTGGCGCTGGTTTTGGCTGGATGCCGGAAAGAAGATGTGCAACTGGCCAACACCGAACTGAAACTTAGCTGGGAAAAAAGCGGCGAAGGGTGGAAGATGAAGGATTTGCAGTTGCAGGCAGGAGGGGTGTGGAAGAAAGTCGGCGTTCCGTCGGGCAAGTATACCTTGCTGTTCAGCGAAGGCAAACCCGATAGCACGGCCACGATCTTCAAGGCCAACACCGGGGTCCAATTCCCCGAAAAGGTGTATCACTATCAACAGGATATTTGGAAAGCCGCCACCGAGCCGGTATCGCTGAACACCGCCGGTAAAGCCCTGACATTTTTTCCACAGGAAGCCAAGACAACAGGTAACGCGATCACCTTTACATCCGACAACGAACAAGCCATGGTGACAGCCGAATGGCGGTTGGATGAAAAATATCCTACCGACATCGTGGTAAAGCAAACGGCCGTGGTAAAAAAAGCCGGCTACTATTCGCTGAGCTCTCCCACGTTGGTGACGGTTGACGAAAAGGACATGGCCTGGGCTACTGTGCCCGGCTATTTTCAAGGCGATGCGATCCAGAAGGACTTTGTGCTGGCGTATGCCTATGGGCAAGGTGTTCCCGAACTGCCTGTGCTCTACCGTGAGCGTTGCGTCAGCACCATGGCGGCGATTGTCGACACGAAAGATCAGGTATCGTTGGCCGTGATCCCCGCGCCGGGGTTGGGCCGTGACCCCTGGGAAAAAGATCACAATACGCATGAGGAATGGCACATCGGTATTTCGCACAAGAATCGCGACGCAGCCCTGGCGCCGTCGGTGTACTTCCCGGTGTTGGGTGAAAAGCCATCGCTGCTAAGGGCCGGCGACACAATTGCCTTTGAGTTCCGCTACAGCGTGCAAAGCGGCAACTGGTATAAAAATGTGAACCACGCCGCCAACGACATCTATCAATTCAAAAACACGCTGGCGTTGCGCACAAACCGGCAATCACTGACCAGCCGGATCGAGGCCATGCACCACTACCTGCTCGATCCCAAAACGTCGCTTTGGAATATCGAATCCTATCAAGGGTTAAAAATCGGAGGACAGTCCTACCTGGGGGGCGTGGTTGGCTCGCAGAAGGATGCCATGAAGAACTCCGACTACGGCGCCATGTGGATGCTGGCGCAGGCGACGGGCGATCCGCTGTTGAAGAAGAATGTATTGCCGTACGCACTGAACTTCAAATTGGTGCAACAGCAAACGAAGCCCGGATTTTTTCAAGGCGCTGCCATGGGGCAATACTACTTAGCGAAACGCAAGGTGTTTGTGGAGGAGTGGGGAGAATTTGTTGAGCCCGTAAGCCTCACCTACTACACTATGCTCGACGTGGGAAATATCCTGCTCTTCGAACCGGATAATAAAGCATTGCTCGAACGGCTTCGCATGGGCGCAGACTTGTTGCTGAAGTGGCAAAAGGAAGATGGCAGTTGGGAAGTGGCCTATGATCAACAAACGCAAAAGCCATTGTTCACCGACATCAAGGATCTCCGTCCCACATTCTATGGACTGATCGTGGCCTACCGGATCTTGAAAGACGAGAAGTATCTCAAGGCGGCAGAGAAAGGAGCGGACTGGCTTATAAAGAACGGAGTCAACAAAGGACATTTCCTCGGGGTTTGTGGCGATGCGCGTTATGCTCCCGATTTTGCCACGGCCCAGACCGCGCAAGCGTTGTTGGACTTGTATGACTTTACGAAGAAGCAAGTGTATCAAGATGCTGCCATCGCTACCGCCCGGATCTACACGACGTCCATCTATACGCACCCCATCCCAACCCAGCACGAAAAGCTGGTGAACGGCGAGAAACGGCAGGATTGGGAGATCACACAGTCGGGACTGGGCTTCGAGCACGGCGGCATCATGGGCTCGGCCCAGCGCAACGGACCCATTCAGCTGGCAAGCCATGCCGGCCTGTTCGTCCGCGTCTTCAAACTGACGGGCGACTCCCTGCTCATCGACATGGCGCGTGCGGGCGCTCTCGGCCGCGATGCTTTTGTGGACTCGGCGACAAGCGTGGCATCGTATTACTGGCGCGCGATGAACAAAGGTTCAGGACCATATCCCCATCACGCCTGGTGGCAGATCGGTTGGATCACCGACTACCTGATGGCCGAGGCACAACTGCGCTCCCACGACAACGTGATCTTTCCCCGCGGCTTTGTGACGCCCAAAGTTGGCCCACACCAGAGCTATGGCTTTGCGCCCGGCAAGATCTATAGCGACCCGGCCAACCTCATCCTGCGCGAAGGCCTGTTCCGGCTGGACGACCCTAACCTGGAATGCATCATGGCACAATCGGTTTCGAAGCAACGTGTGTACGCGGTGATCCTCAACGACCGCAACGAACCCCGTCAGCAAACGCTGCGCATCGATCTATCGAAGATCAGCCCCGGCGCACGCGCGAAGGCCATTACGGAATTGACCGAAAACAAGACGCTGAGCCCTGGCGTTTTGGTGGACGTCACGGTGCCGGCCTATGGCATAAAAGTATATGCCGTAGACCTTTGA
- a CDS encoding sodium:solute symporter family protein: MEQLDFIVMIVFALLIFAIGLTFTRMGSKSGQAFFEAGGETPWWINGLSLFISYFSAGTFVVWGSIAYKHGAVANVIQLTMAVSGFLVAIFIAAKWKRTGTRTAAEYIGKRFGTRAQQFYTYLILILSLVNTSAVLYPVGKMVYVATPFSLNACIIGIGLVIVLYTAAGGLWAVLVTDVVQFVILMAAVLIVIPAAFGEIGGVNNLFTKTPEHFFEPFTSDYTAGFMLAFIGYQTVYIGGNWSYVQRYTSVSDERNAKKVAYLFAGLYLVSPLIWMLPPMIYRVINPDLQGLDPEGAYMMLCQRVLPAGLIGLVLSGMISATSSKANTTINLAATVFAQDVYRSVFRPAASEKEQILVARLFTLLFGAGTIGVAMLVPLAGGIVEVVLSIAAIAGGALFAPIIWSLYSKRQNAFSVITTTIVALLINLFFKVIVPSLIGLKFNRTIETLLGVGLPLLMLACFEWYYASKAMVSERALALEREQSNAAKPSGAHHAEARRQNVFGVTVIVIASAVVGLGIFSLGLAAKQNSIVMAVGGGIFVLSSIGLLRIRRAAS, translated from the coding sequence ATGGAACAACTCGATTTTATCGTCATGATAGTGTTTGCCCTGCTGATCTTTGCCATCGGGTTGACGTTCACCCGCATGGGGAGCAAGAGTGGACAAGCTTTCTTCGAAGCGGGGGGTGAGACGCCGTGGTGGATCAACGGGCTCTCCTTGTTCATCAGTTATTTTTCGGCGGGCACCTTCGTGGTGTGGGGTTCCATCGCCTATAAACATGGTGCCGTGGCCAACGTCATTCAGCTCACCATGGCCGTCAGCGGTTTTCTCGTGGCCATCTTCATCGCAGCCAAATGGAAACGCACCGGCACGCGCACGGCAGCGGAATATATCGGCAAACGATTCGGCACCAGGGCGCAACAATTTTATACCTACCTCATCCTCATCCTGAGCCTGGTCAATACCAGCGCCGTGTTGTACCCGGTGGGGAAGATGGTGTATGTGGCCACGCCGTTCTCGCTCAATGCCTGCATCATCGGGATTGGGTTGGTCATTGTGCTCTACACGGCGGCGGGCGGGCTATGGGCCGTGTTGGTAACGGACGTCGTGCAGTTTGTCATCCTGATGGCCGCCGTGCTGATCGTGATCCCCGCGGCCTTTGGTGAGATTGGCGGCGTGAACAACCTCTTCACTAAAACGCCGGAACATTTCTTCGAACCGTTCACCAGCGACTACACCGCGGGCTTCATGTTGGCTTTCATTGGGTACCAAACCGTTTATATCGGCGGCAACTGGTCGTATGTTCAACGCTACACCAGTGTATCGGACGAACGGAATGCAAAGAAAGTGGCGTACCTGTTTGCCGGGTTATACCTCGTTAGCCCCCTCATCTGGATGCTGCCGCCCATGATCTACCGGGTGATCAACCCAGACCTGCAAGGCCTCGACCCGGAAGGCGCCTACATGATGTTGTGCCAGCGCGTGCTGCCGGCGGGGCTGATCGGGTTGGTGTTGTCGGGGATGATCTCGGCCACTTCCAGCAAAGCGAACACGACCATCAACCTGGCGGCTACTGTTTTTGCGCAGGACGTTTATCGCAGTGTCTTCCGGCCGGCAGCATCGGAGAAGGAGCAGATCCTGGTGGCGCGACTCTTCACGCTGCTGTTCGGGGCGGGCACCATTGGCGTGGCCATGTTGGTGCCGCTGGCGGGCGGCATCGTCGAGGTGGTGTTGAGCATTGCAGCCATCGCGGGCGGTGCGCTCTTTGCACCGATCATTTGGTCGTTGTATTCGAAACGGCAGAATGCTTTCTCTGTCATTACGACAACCATCGTAGCCCTGTTGATCAATCTTTTTTTTAAGGTGATTGTACCCTCGCTCATCGGTCTGAAATTCAATAGAACGATTGAGACGCTTTTGGGTGTAGGCCTGCCGTTGCTGATGCTGGCCTGCTTTGAATGGTACTACGCGTCCAAGGCGATGGTTTCGGAGAGGGCGTTGGCGCTGGAGCGTGAACAGTCGAATGCCGCGAAGCCATCGGGTGCCCATCATGCCGAGGCGCGCCGTCAGAATGTGTTTGGAGTCACCGTCATTGTTATTGCATCGGCCGTTGTTGGGCTCGGTATTTTCTCGTTGGGTTTGGCGGCCAAACAAAACAGCATTGTCATGGCAGTTGGCGGCGGGATCTTTGTGTTGTCATCCATTGGCCTTTTACGGATTCGACGTGCCGCGTCGTAG
- a CDS encoding Crp/Fnr family transcriptional regulator, whose translation MTDLTPFKNHILKKVPLTEAELTEFMSFFTPLRIKKRQFVVQPNFVAKARNYVIHGAFRGYVVGNAGEEHTIQFAIDDWWISDYNSYIFQQPATMFVVAVEDSWVMQIEYEKEAQLKALHHKYETFFRITAERSTASMQRRLIANLTKTAEERFDEFEEKYHLIAERMPQYAIASYLGMTSEYLSKLRNKRLSKKS comes from the coding sequence ATGACCGATCTAACGCCGTTTAAAAACCACATCCTCAAAAAGGTCCCGCTCACGGAAGCGGAGTTGACAGAATTCATGTCCTTTTTTACGCCCCTCCGGATCAAGAAACGGCAATTCGTCGTCCAACCTAATTTTGTCGCCAAGGCCCGTAACTATGTTATCCACGGCGCCTTCCGCGGCTATGTGGTAGGCAATGCGGGGGAGGAGCACACCATTCAGTTTGCCATCGATGATTGGTGGATCTCAGACTACAATAGCTACATCTTTCAACAGCCCGCCACGATGTTTGTGGTGGCGGTGGAGGACAGCTGGGTCATGCAAATCGAATACGAAAAAGAAGCCCAGCTCAAAGCGCTGCATCACAAATACGAAACGTTTTTTCGCATAACCGCCGAGCGTTCCACAGCTTCCATGCAAAGGCGGCTGATCGCCAACCTGACCAAAACCGCGGAGGAACGATTCGATGAGTTCGAAGAGAAATACCATCTCATCGCCGAGCGGATGCCGCAGTATGCCATTGCTTCCTACCTCGGTATGACCTCGGAGTACCTCTCAAAACTGCGAAATAAGCGGCTTTCTAAAAAAAGTTAA
- a CDS encoding carboxymuconolactone decarboxylase family protein, which yields MTTLEQGTFSVPTRAEVSEKNQAIFDNLKKNLGFVPNLYAYFAKSETALADYLAFQNRKSTLRAKEREIVNLVTSQINGCLYCQSAHTVIGKMNGFSDEQIIEIRKGGASFDSKLDALVKFTASVVQNHGRATEESKKAFFEAGYTEANMVDVVIVIGDKIISNYIHNLTQFEIDFPLADKI from the coding sequence ATGACAACCCTCGAACAAGGAACTTTCTCCGTTCCCACAAGAGCCGAAGTGTCTGAAAAGAATCAGGCGATCTTCGACAACCTCAAAAAAAATCTTGGCTTCGTGCCCAACCTGTATGCCTATTTCGCGAAGAGCGAAACGGCACTGGCCGACTATCTGGCCTTCCAAAACCGGAAGAGCACCTTGCGCGCGAAAGAAAGAGAGATCGTCAACCTGGTGACCAGCCAGATCAATGGCTGTTTGTATTGCCAGTCGGCCCATACAGTGATCGGCAAAATGAATGGCTTTAGCGACGAACAGATCATCGAGATCCGCAAAGGCGGCGCATCGTTTGATAGCAAGCTGGATGCGTTGGTAAAGTTCACAGCATCCGTAGTGCAGAATCACGGCCGGGCCACCGAGGAATCCAAAAAAGCATTCTTTGAAGCGGGCTATACCGAGGCCAATATGGTGGATGTAGTGATCGTGATTGGCGATAAGATCATCAGCAACTACATTCACAATCTTACACAATTTGAGATCGACTTTCCGCTGGCCGATAAAATTTAA
- a CDS encoding YHS domain-containing (seleno)protein, which produces MKKLNSLLIVLTVLVISVSAQKTADRKAQFNLAKSGLAIQGYDPVAYFVNNKAVEGKPEIAAVYNGVTYQFASTKNKEAFNANPAKYEPQYGGWCAYAMGSKGEKVEIDPQTFKIVDGKLFLFYNKLLTNTLPMWNKDETHLKTNADQNWTKFVH; this is translated from the coding sequence ATGAAAAAGTTAAATAGTCTCCTGATTGTATTGACAGTCCTTGTCATTAGTGTTTCCGCTCAAAAAACAGCCGATCGCAAAGCGCAATTCAATCTGGCCAAATCCGGTTTGGCCATCCAAGGGTATGACCCGGTGGCTTACTTTGTAAACAACAAAGCCGTCGAAGGGAAACCGGAAATCGCCGCGGTATACAACGGCGTGACCTATCAATTTGCCAGCACTAAAAACAAAGAAGCTTTCAATGCCAACCCGGCAAAATATGAACCTCAATATGGCGGCTGGTGTGCCTATGCCATGGGCTCCAAAGGCGAGAAAGTAGAGATCGATCCCCAGACTTTTAAAATTGTAGACGGCAAACTCTTTCTCTTCTATAATAAACTGCTGACCAACACGCTCCCGATGTGGAACAAGGATGAGACTCACCTCAAGACGAATGCGGATCAGAACTGGACAAAGTTCGTACACTGA
- a CDS encoding DoxX family protein, with protein sequence MTTKVKNIIYWILRLIAAIIMAQTLFFKFTASPESVYIFSTVGLEPWGRIGIGVMELIATILLLVPRTVVFGAVLGMGLMAGALFFHLTKLGIEVQGDSGLLFTYALLVFVSCLILAVTHRAQLIDLLKAKFATL encoded by the coding sequence ATGACGACTAAAGTTAAAAATATCATCTATTGGATTTTGCGCCTGATCGCAGCGATCATTATGGCACAAACCCTGTTCTTTAAGTTCACCGCATCGCCAGAATCGGTCTACATATTTTCGACCGTGGGCCTGGAACCTTGGGGACGCATTGGCATTGGTGTAATGGAACTCATCGCCACCATCCTATTGCTTGTTCCGCGGACGGTGGTTTTTGGTGCGGTGTTGGGCATGGGCCTTATGGCTGGCGCTTTATTCTTTCACCTGACCAAACTGGGCATCGAGGTACAAGGCGATTCCGGGTTGCTGTTCACCTATGCCCTCCTGGTGTTTGTAAGTTGTCTCATTCTGGCGGTAACCCACCGGGCCCAGCTAATCGATTTGCTCAAAGCTAAATTTGCAACATTGTAA